A window of the Agrococcus jejuensis genome harbors these coding sequences:
- a CDS encoding VOC family protein yields the protein MATTLNPYLAFPGTAAEAMAFYHHVLGGTLDSSTFGDSGMGSPDEAHKIMHAQLETEAGHTLMGSDIPDGMPLERGTPQVSLSGDDETLLRRWWEGLSDGATVMEDLQQAPWGDIFGMLIDRYGVLWMVNVVATPTE from the coding sequence ATGGCCACGACGCTCAACCCCTACCTGGCGTTCCCCGGCACCGCCGCCGAGGCGATGGCGTTCTACCATCACGTGCTCGGCGGCACGCTCGACAGCTCGACCTTCGGCGACTCCGGCATGGGGTCGCCCGACGAGGCGCACAAGATCATGCACGCGCAGCTCGAGACCGAGGCCGGCCACACCCTCATGGGCTCCGACATCCCCGACGGGATGCCGCTCGAGCGGGGCACGCCGCAGGTGTCGCTCTCCGGCGACGATGAGACGCTGCTGCGCCGCTGGTGGGAGGGCCTCTCCGACGGCGCGACCGTCATGGAGGACCTGCAGCAGGCGCCGTGGGGCGACATCTTCGGCATGCTGATCGACCGCTACGGCGTGCTGTGGATGGTCAACGTCGTCGCGACGCCGACCGAGTAG
- a CDS encoding GIY-YIG nuclease family protein — protein MDILECADGSYYVGSAIDAGYRLAQHQAGDGAAYTKRRLPVRLVYVEGFPTIEEAYLAEKKVQGWSRRKRRMLIEGRQADLPGSGSRSFAEGRRRERDAAADDHPPQSWR, from the coding sequence ATGGACATCCTCGAATGCGCCGACGGCTCGTACTACGTCGGCTCCGCGATCGACGCTGGCTACCGCCTCGCTCAGCATCAGGCCGGCGACGGCGCCGCCTACACGAAGCGGCGGCTGCCGGTCAGGCTCGTGTACGTCGAGGGCTTCCCGACGATCGAAGAGGCGTACCTCGCCGAGAAGAAGGTGCAGGGATGGAGTCGACGCAAGCGCCGGATGCTCATCGAAGGACGACAGGCGGATCTGCCCGGCTCGGGGAGCCGATCCTTCGCCGAGGGCCGTCGTCGCGAACGCGACGCAGCGGCCGATGACCACCCGCCGCAGTCGTGGAGGTGA
- a CDS encoding DUF7882 family protein, producing the protein MGHLTYAGATEYQIEDRMLAHLKTVIASKLRRQESFLVSWTVEPDSGSGRVSLWMSPSVPLEFRFAGSRPPQLNGVWLEVLAEMANTARGLVLVSEAEAEAIHRGEAPPEH; encoded by the coding sequence ATGGGACATCTCACCTACGCCGGCGCGACCGAGTACCAGATCGAGGATCGGATGCTCGCGCACCTCAAGACGGTCATCGCGTCGAAGCTGCGCCGCCAGGAGTCCTTCCTGGTGTCGTGGACGGTCGAGCCCGACTCGGGCTCCGGCCGCGTGAGCCTGTGGATGTCGCCGTCCGTGCCGCTCGAGTTCCGCTTCGCGGGCTCGCGTCCGCCCCAGCTGAACGGCGTGTGGCTCGAGGTGCTCGCCGAGATGGCGAACACGGCGCGCGGCCTCGTGCTCGTGAGCGAGGCGGAGGCCGAGGCCATCCACCGCGGCGAGGCGCCGCCCGAGCACTGA
- the nhaA gene encoding Na+/H+ antiporter NhaA: MTTITVPGARVRRMLRQETTSGVLLLVAALAAIVWANTPWRDGYAALSETVVGPAALHLDLSLATWAADGLLAIFFFVVGVELKHEIVAGALRDPRQAAVPVLAAIGGMALPAVIFATVVLAMGDVGAASGWAIPTATDIAFALAILAVFGRGLPVPLRTFLLTLAVVDDLLAITVIAVFYTASIDLLALAGALVAVAVFGVLARLRRMPWWAMIPVALVAWWLMHEAGVHATVAGVLLGATIPARAVHGETEARTHRVEHVVRPISSGIALPIFAFFAAGVTVVGGSAGALLTQPVALGIMLGLVVGKLLGVLGVTILVTRLTPLRLPDGIGIRDLRPIALLTGIGFTVSLLIAALSFPDAVHTDAAKLAVLVASTTAAILAAVDLRRDARRARSRDMNEDGVPDRPWPLIGDPEPASGARVNPDDTAGERA; encoded by the coding sequence ATGACCACCATCACCGTGCCGGGCGCGCGAGTGCGCCGCATGCTGCGGCAGGAGACCACGAGCGGGGTGCTGCTGCTCGTCGCGGCGCTCGCCGCCATCGTGTGGGCGAACACGCCGTGGCGCGACGGGTACGCCGCGCTGTCCGAGACGGTCGTCGGCCCGGCGGCGCTGCATCTCGACCTGTCGCTCGCGACGTGGGCCGCCGACGGCCTGCTCGCGATCTTCTTCTTCGTCGTCGGCGTCGAGCTCAAGCACGAGATCGTCGCCGGAGCCCTGCGCGACCCGCGCCAGGCGGCCGTGCCCGTGCTCGCCGCCATCGGCGGCATGGCGCTGCCCGCCGTGATCTTCGCCACCGTCGTGCTCGCGATGGGCGACGTGGGCGCCGCGTCCGGCTGGGCGATCCCCACCGCGACCGACATCGCCTTCGCGCTCGCGATCCTCGCCGTCTTCGGCCGTGGGCTGCCCGTGCCGCTGCGCACGTTCCTGCTCACGCTCGCCGTCGTCGACGACCTGCTGGCCATCACGGTCATCGCCGTCTTCTACACCGCGTCGATCGACCTGCTGGCGCTCGCGGGCGCGCTCGTCGCCGTCGCGGTCTTCGGCGTGCTCGCGCGCCTGCGCCGCATGCCGTGGTGGGCCATGATCCCCGTCGCCCTCGTCGCATGGTGGCTCATGCACGAGGCCGGCGTGCACGCGACCGTCGCCGGCGTGCTGCTGGGCGCGACGATCCCCGCGCGAGCCGTGCACGGCGAGACCGAGGCGCGCACGCATCGCGTCGAGCACGTCGTGCGCCCGATCTCGTCGGGCATCGCGCTGCCGATCTTCGCGTTCTTCGCCGCCGGCGTCACCGTCGTCGGTGGCAGCGCGGGTGCGCTGCTCACGCAGCCCGTCGCGCTCGGCATCATGCTTGGCCTCGTCGTCGGCAAGCTGCTCGGCGTGCTCGGCGTCACGATCCTCGTCACGCGTCTCACGCCGCTGCGCCTGCCCGACGGCATCGGCATCCGCGACCTGCGGCCCATCGCGCTGCTGACGGGCATCGGGTTCACGGTGTCGCTGCTCATCGCCGCGCTGTCGTTCCCCGACGCCGTGCACACCGACGCGGCGAAGCTCGCCGTGCTCGTCGCGTCGACGACGGCGGCGATCCTCGCGGCAGTGGACCTGCGGCGGGATGCGCGGCGAGCGCGGTCGCGCGACATGAACGAGGACGGCGTGCCCGACCGCCCGTGGCCGCTGATCGGCGATCCCGAGCCAGCATCCGGCGCTCGCGTCAACCCCGACGACACGGCGGGGGAGCGCGCGTAG
- a CDS encoding potassium-transporting ATPase subunit F: protein MIVLEILGVVLGVAAIGLLVAALLRPERF from the coding sequence GTGATCGTGCTCGAGATCCTCGGCGTCGTGCTCGGCGTCGCCGCCATCGGCCTGCTCGTCGCAGCCCTGCTGCGGCCGGAGCGGTTCTGA
- the kdpA gene encoding potassium-transporting ATPase subunit KdpA, whose translation MDPVASAWLTGGLSLVTVLVALAIVHRPLGDLLAHTYTSTKDLRVERGLYRVMGVDPRSEQTWQAYARSVLAFSLVGILAVYLLQRLQPVLPYSLGLPAVPEWLSFNTAISFTANTNWQSYLAEPTMGYAVQALGLVVQNVVSAAVGMAVAVALVRGFAYRSTGTIGSFWIDLTRGTVRVLLPISLLAALVLLAAGVVQNLAGFQDVQTLAGLTQTLPGGPVASQEAIRLLGTNGGGFYNANSAHPFENPTGLTNLLQVLLMLLIPSAMPRMFGTMVGDRRQGYAILAVMGVLFLALWAAAMAFETAAGGTATQLAGAAMEGKETRFGVDGSVLFGIASTGTSTGAVNSMHDSWTALGGMMPLVAMMLGEVAPGGVGAGLYGILVLAIIAVFVAGLLVGRTPEYLGKKITAKEIKLAALSILVTPTLVLGGTALSFAIPAVRADVEATSIWNPGVHGLTEVLYAFTSAANNNGSAFAGLTADTDWFTVALGVAILLGRLVPIILVLALAGSLASQDRVPTTAGTLPTHTPLFVGLTTGVIILVTALTYFPVLALGPLAEGLVA comes from the coding sequence ATGGACCCCGTCGCCTCCGCCTGGCTCACCGGCGGCCTCAGCCTCGTCACGGTGCTCGTCGCGCTCGCGATCGTGCACCGTCCCCTCGGCGACCTCCTCGCCCACACCTACACGTCGACGAAGGACCTGCGCGTCGAGCGCGGCCTGTACCGCGTCATGGGCGTCGACCCGCGGTCGGAGCAGACGTGGCAGGCGTACGCGCGCTCGGTGCTCGCGTTCTCGCTGGTCGGCATCCTCGCCGTCTACCTGCTGCAGCGGCTGCAGCCCGTGCTGCCGTACTCGCTCGGCCTGCCGGCCGTGCCCGAGTGGCTGTCGTTCAACACGGCGATCTCGTTCACGGCCAACACGAACTGGCAGTCGTACCTCGCGGAGCCCACGATGGGCTACGCGGTGCAGGCGCTCGGCCTCGTCGTGCAGAACGTCGTCTCCGCCGCCGTCGGCATGGCCGTCGCCGTCGCGCTCGTGCGCGGCTTCGCGTACCGCTCGACCGGCACGATCGGCAGCTTCTGGATCGACCTGACCCGCGGCACCGTGCGCGTGCTGCTGCCGATCTCGCTGCTCGCCGCGCTCGTGCTGCTCGCCGCCGGCGTCGTGCAGAACCTCGCCGGCTTCCAGGACGTGCAGACCCTCGCGGGCCTCACGCAGACCCTGCCGGGCGGTCCCGTCGCGTCGCAGGAGGCCATCCGCCTGCTCGGCACCAACGGTGGCGGCTTCTACAACGCGAACTCCGCGCATCCGTTCGAGAACCCCACGGGGCTCACGAACCTGCTGCAGGTGCTGCTCATGCTGCTCATCCCCTCGGCGATGCCGCGGATGTTCGGCACCATGGTCGGCGACCGGCGCCAGGGATACGCGATCCTCGCGGTGATGGGCGTGCTCTTCCTCGCGCTCTGGGCGGCGGCGATGGCGTTCGAGACCGCAGCGGGCGGCACGGCGACGCAGCTCGCGGGCGCCGCGATGGAGGGCAAGGAGACGCGCTTCGGCGTCGACGGCTCGGTGCTGTTCGGCATCGCCTCGACGGGCACGTCGACGGGCGCCGTCAACTCGATGCACGACTCGTGGACCGCGCTCGGCGGCATGATGCCGCTCGTCGCGATGATGCTCGGCGAGGTCGCCCCCGGCGGCGTCGGCGCCGGCCTGTACGGCATCCTCGTGCTCGCGATCATCGCCGTGTTCGTCGCCGGCCTGCTCGTGGGCCGCACGCCCGAGTACCTCGGCAAGAAGATCACCGCCAAGGAGATCAAGCTCGCAGCCCTGTCGATCCTCGTGACGCCGACGCTCGTGCTCGGCGGCACGGCGCTGTCGTTCGCGATCCCCGCCGTGCGCGCCGATGTCGAGGCGACGTCGATCTGGAACCCCGGCGTGCACGGCCTCACCGAGGTGCTCTACGCGTTCACATCGGCGGCGAACAACAACGGCTCCGCCTTCGCGGGGCTCACGGCCGACACCGACTGGTTCACCGTCGCCCTCGGCGTCGCGATCCTGCTCGGCCGACTCGTGCCGATCATCCTCGTGCTCGCGCTCGCCGGCTCGCTCGCGAGCCAGGATCGCGTGCCGACGACGGCGGGCACGCTGCCCACCCACACGCCGCTGT